A single genomic interval of Nonomuraea rubra harbors:
- a CDS encoding glycoside hydrolase family 3 N-terminal domain-containing protein — protein sequence MTSVNAQGLAPWQDAARTTEERVESLLAELTLEEKVAQLGAVWIQSDEPGNVAPLQDRFVVAGGLAERLRYGLGHLTRVYGTAPLSPAEGAARLRSMQEQVMAANRHGIPAIAHEECLTGFATYGATAYPTPLAWAATFDPGLIERMAAAIGADLRAAGVHQGLSPVLDVVRDYRWGRVEETLGEDPYLVGQLGAAYVRGLEGAGIIATLKHFAGYAASRAGRNQAPASIGPRELADVILPPFETALREGGARSVMGAYNDLDGVPVSADPHLLRRVLRDEWGFEGTVVADYWAIPFLASMHGVAEDLPAAGALAMLAGIDVELPETHAYGEHLVGHVRAGRVDEALVDGSVRRVLRQKIELGLLDGDPAALPHAGTAGEPVNLDLNLDPNLDPNLDVDSPRNRRLAATVAERSIVLLGNPAGVLPLDPATTSRVAVIGPCADDPRTLLGCYAFPNHVLDRYPEHGMGLPIPSVRERLAQEFPHADLRHAVGADVMGDDRSGIGRAAELAGGCDLALLFVGDRAGLFGGGTSGEGCDAADLRLPGLQPDLVEAVLATGTPTVLVVVSGRPYALGPYKDRVAAAIQAFLPGVEGGAALAGVLSGRVNPSGRLPVQIPASPAINPSTYLQPPLGRKAEGITVLDPTPAYAFGHGLSYSPIEYVAMATDLAECPVDGEIEVSVTVRNAGARPAEEVVQLYASDPVAQVARPAVQLIGFARVPLEPGESRVVTFGVPADAFSYTGVELRRIVEPGLITLAAGPSADEPPLRQAIRLTGEARELRGARRLTTRTRLLEG from the coding sequence ATGACATCTGTCAACGCGCAGGGCCTCGCCCCCTGGCAGGACGCCGCCCGTACGACCGAGGAACGGGTGGAGAGCCTGCTGGCCGAGCTCACCCTCGAGGAGAAGGTGGCCCAGCTCGGAGCCGTCTGGATCCAGAGCGACGAGCCCGGCAACGTCGCCCCCCTGCAAGATCGCTTCGTCGTGGCCGGCGGCCTGGCGGAGCGGCTGCGCTACGGGCTCGGGCACCTCACCCGCGTCTACGGCACCGCGCCCCTGAGCCCCGCCGAGGGCGCGGCCCGCCTGCGCTCCATGCAGGAGCAGGTGATGGCCGCCAACCGGCACGGCATCCCGGCGATCGCGCACGAGGAGTGCCTGACCGGGTTCGCCACGTACGGGGCCACCGCGTACCCGACGCCGCTGGCCTGGGCGGCCACCTTCGACCCCGGCCTGATCGAGCGCATGGCCGCGGCGATCGGCGCCGACCTGCGCGCCGCCGGGGTGCACCAGGGCCTCTCGCCCGTCCTGGACGTGGTGCGCGACTACCGTTGGGGACGGGTCGAGGAGACGCTGGGCGAGGACCCGTACCTGGTGGGGCAGCTCGGCGCGGCGTACGTGCGCGGCCTGGAGGGCGCCGGGATCATCGCCACGCTCAAGCACTTCGCCGGGTACGCGGCCTCCCGCGCGGGCCGCAACCAGGCGCCGGCCAGCATCGGTCCGCGGGAGCTGGCCGACGTGATCCTGCCGCCGTTCGAGACTGCCCTGCGCGAGGGCGGGGCACGCTCGGTGATGGGCGCCTACAACGACCTCGACGGCGTGCCCGTCAGCGCGGACCCGCACCTGCTGCGCCGGGTGCTGCGCGACGAGTGGGGCTTCGAGGGGACGGTGGTGGCCGACTACTGGGCGATCCCGTTCCTGGCGTCCATGCACGGGGTGGCCGAGGACCTGCCGGCGGCGGGGGCGCTGGCCATGCTGGCGGGCATCGACGTCGAGCTGCCCGAGACCCATGCCTACGGCGAGCACCTGGTGGGCCACGTCCGCGCGGGGCGGGTGGACGAGGCGCTGGTGGACGGGTCGGTGCGGCGGGTCCTGCGGCAGAAGATCGAGCTCGGCCTCCTCGACGGCGACCCGGCCGCCCTCCCGCACGCCGGTACCGCGGGCGAGCCGGTGAACCTGGACCTGAACCTGGACCCGAACCTGGACCCGAACCTGGACGTGGACAGCCCGCGCAACCGCCGCCTCGCCGCCACCGTCGCGGAACGTTCCATCGTCCTGCTCGGCAACCCCGCCGGCGTCCTGCCCCTCGACCCGGCCACCACCTCCCGCGTCGCGGTCATCGGGCCGTGCGCCGACGACCCGCGCACGCTGCTGGGCTGCTACGCCTTCCCCAACCACGTCCTCGACCGCTACCCCGAGCACGGCATGGGCCTGCCGATCCCCTCCGTCAGGGAACGGCTGGCGCAGGAGTTCCCGCACGCCGACCTGCGCCACGCGGTCGGGGCCGACGTGATGGGCGACGACCGCTCGGGCATCGGACGGGCGGCCGAGCTGGCCGGAGGGTGCGACCTGGCGCTGCTGTTCGTCGGCGACCGGGCCGGGCTGTTCGGCGGCGGCACCTCGGGCGAGGGCTGCGACGCGGCGGACCTGCGGCTGCCCGGCCTCCAGCCGGACCTGGTCGAGGCGGTGCTGGCCACCGGCACGCCGACGGTGCTCGTGGTGGTGTCCGGGCGGCCGTACGCGCTGGGGCCGTACAAGGATCGGGTCGCGGCGGCGATCCAGGCGTTCCTCCCCGGCGTGGAGGGCGGCGCGGCGCTGGCCGGCGTGCTCAGCGGCCGGGTGAACCCGTCGGGGCGGCTGCCCGTCCAGATCCCCGCCTCGCCGGCCATCAACCCCTCCACCTACCTCCAGCCGCCCCTGGGCAGGAAGGCCGAGGGCATCACGGTGCTCGACCCGACGCCGGCGTACGCGTTCGGGCACGGGCTGTCGTACTCGCCCATCGAGTACGTCGCGATGGCCACCGACCTCGCGGAGTGCCCCGTGGACGGCGAGATCGAGGTGTCGGTGACCGTGCGCAACGCCGGCGCCAGGCCCGCCGAGGAGGTGGTGCAGCTCTACGCCTCCGACCCGGTCGCGCAGGTCGCCAGGCCCGCCGTCCAGCTCATCGGGTTCGCCAGGGTGCCGCTGGAGCCGGGGGAGAGCCGCGTGGTGACGTTCGGCGTGCCGGCCGACGCGTTCTCCTACACCGGCGTCGAGCTGCGCCGCATCGTCGAGCCGGGCCTCATCACGCTCGCCGCCGGCCCGTCGGCGGACGAGCCGCCGCTGCGCCAGGCCATCAGGCTCACCGGCGAGGCCCGCGAGCTGCGCGGCGCGCGCCGCCTCACCACCCGAACCCGCCTCCTGGAGGGCTGA